Proteins from a genomic interval of Vreelandella profundi:
- a CDS encoding insulinase family protein — protein MLRFSSLIPWRALPQRALFSFFVSLGIAPFALADDSDTTATEATKEAIQDAVKDTVTPIISPYDSRDYRVLTLENGLNVLIVSDPEADKAAASMNVRVGSAQDPDDLKGLAHFLEHMLFLGTEPYPESDGYQRYISDNAGSHNAFTAQQDTNYFFDIEPSALPGALDRFSEFFLSPLFNADHLASERNIVHSEYMARIRDESRRENDVLNQLLDSDNATTGFAVGSRETLASPPEGEATLRERVMDFYHQHYDANVMNLAIVAPQPLDTLEEWVAERFADIPDNDLSVPTIDAPLVDADTLPRYIERQSLQDRRQLRFYFPVPDPTGDYRTKPAQLISHLLGDEGDGSLLAVLRDAGLADGLSAGVGRGDGNEALFTVSISLTPAGAERLDDIQATLFAAVEQLRNDGLNAWRYDEQKSLNEQGFRFQQHGAPQQEATQLSMSLSRYPVEDVQYAAYRMDGLDAERQQVYLDALTPDNMLRFYSAPDIESETVSPWFNTQWKEQEPDTAGQALSGLALPDPNPFIASDLTLLEGQDEKPSALVETPSFSAWHMQDARFNTPSVEWRVSLQNPTTSYSAEEAVLTQLLAGWLNDSLNESLYPAWLAGQAFSAYPHARGMTLSFSGWRDGQTPFIEQALDQLENAHISDSAFERVRYQLQRELRNAPQGSLYGQASSTLGEALLTPQWSNAQLLTASQRFDRHHLEDFRERFLSDLYVDAMAVGNTDAALAREQAQLIRDRLKPRLTRDDIAPLTPLAVSDEPHVLHPDSSRDESLVLRYLQGRDQTPEEQAATMVIAQWLETPFYQQLRTEQQLGYIVNAGYSPLLNAPGIAMMVQSPGTDSDTIAERMDAFLEEAGQRLDQLSDEELAPHRQAINTQLRQRDTSLSGMANRYWQATALEDVRFDRRDQLADLVLNVSLDDIKALWPSLRAHTLDVRFNPGDEPSNHIEAYRAALSALPKRHNEQSNP, from the coding sequence ATGTTGCGATTTTCTAGTTTAATACCCTGGCGCGCCCTGCCTCAGCGCGCGCTGTTTAGTTTTTTTGTGAGCCTTGGCATAGCGCCTTTCGCGCTAGCCGATGACAGTGACACCACGGCGACTGAAGCGACTAAAGAGGCGATTCAAGACGCGGTTAAAGACACTGTCACCCCGATCATTAGCCCTTATGACAGCCGCGACTATCGAGTTTTAACGCTTGAGAATGGCCTCAACGTGCTTATCGTCAGCGACCCAGAAGCAGACAAAGCGGCCGCATCGATGAATGTTCGCGTGGGCAGCGCTCAAGACCCTGACGACCTTAAGGGATTAGCCCACTTCCTTGAGCACATGCTGTTTTTAGGCACCGAACCCTATCCAGAATCGGACGGCTATCAGCGCTACATTTCGGATAACGCGGGCTCTCATAATGCCTTCACCGCACAGCAAGACACCAACTACTTCTTTGACATTGAGCCATCGGCGCTACCCGGTGCACTGGACCGCTTTAGCGAATTCTTCCTTTCACCGCTGTTTAATGCAGATCATTTAGCCAGCGAGCGCAATATCGTTCACTCGGAGTATATGGCGCGCATTCGCGATGAGTCCCGGCGCGAAAACGATGTGCTTAATCAGTTGCTCGACTCTGATAATGCGACGACAGGTTTCGCCGTGGGAAGCCGTGAAACGCTCGCCAGCCCCCCTGAAGGTGAAGCAACGCTGCGTGAACGGGTGATGGACTTTTATCATCAGCACTACGACGCCAACGTCATGAATCTCGCGATTGTCGCGCCTCAGCCGCTGGACACGCTAGAAGAATGGGTGGCCGAACGTTTCGCCGACATTCCCGACAACGACTTAAGCGTGCCCACCATTGATGCGCCGCTCGTGGATGCAGACACCCTGCCCCGCTATATTGAGCGCCAGTCGCTGCAAGACCGTCGCCAGCTACGCTTTTACTTTCCCGTCCCTGACCCAACCGGCGACTACCGCACCAAACCGGCGCAGTTGATCTCACATCTGCTCGGCGACGAGGGTGACGGCAGCCTACTAGCCGTCTTAAGAGATGCAGGGCTTGCCGATGGGCTTTCCGCCGGCGTTGGCCGCGGTGACGGTAACGAGGCGCTGTTCACCGTTTCCATCAGCCTGACGCCAGCAGGCGCTGAGCGCTTGGATGATATTCAGGCCACGCTGTTTGCAGCGGTTGAGCAGCTGCGCAACGACGGCCTTAACGCTTGGCGCTACGATGAACAGAAAAGCCTGAACGAGCAGGGCTTTCGCTTTCAGCAGCACGGCGCCCCTCAGCAGGAGGCCACTCAGCTTTCCATGAGCCTATCGCGGTATCCCGTCGAGGACGTGCAGTATGCGGCTTATCGCATGGACGGCCTGGATGCAGAGCGTCAGCAGGTTTATCTAGATGCGCTCACGCCGGATAACATGCTGCGCTTTTATTCCGCACCGGACATTGAAAGCGAGACCGTATCGCCGTGGTTCAATACGCAGTGGAAAGAGCAGGAACCTGACACAGCGGGCCAAGCACTTAGCGGCTTAGCCCTCCCCGACCCCAACCCCTTTATTGCCAGCGATTTGACGCTGCTAGAAGGCCAAGACGAAAAGCCTAGTGCGCTCGTAGAAACGCCCTCGTTCAGCGCTTGGCACATGCAGGATGCGCGCTTCAACACGCCCAGCGTTGAATGGCGAGTCAGCCTACAAAACCCCACCACCAGCTACTCGGCCGAAGAAGCCGTTCTCACCCAGCTGCTTGCCGGCTGGCTCAACGACAGTCTAAACGAATCGCTTTATCCTGCATGGTTAGCGGGCCAGGCGTTTAGCGCCTACCCGCACGCACGCGGCATGACGCTGTCTTTCTCCGGCTGGCGGGATGGTCAAACGCCGTTCATTGAGCAAGCGCTAGACCAGTTGGAGAACGCTCACATCAGCGACAGCGCCTTCGAACGCGTGCGCTATCAGCTACAGCGCGAGTTGCGCAACGCTCCTCAAGGGTCTCTTTACGGCCAAGCCAGCAGCACCTTGGGCGAAGCGCTGCTAACGCCGCAATGGTCTAACGCCCAGCTCCTCACCGCCAGCCAGCGCTTTGATCGTCACCACCTGGAAGATTTCCGCGAGCGCTTTTTAAGCGATCTTTATGTCGACGCAATGGCGGTGGGCAACACCGACGCAGCGCTAGCTCGAGAACAGGCACAGCTAATACGTGACCGGCTAAAGCCTCGCCTGACCCGTGACGACATTGCCCCGTTAACGCCGCTGGCCGTCAGTGACGAGCCTCACGTGCTGCATCCTGACAGCTCGCGGGATGAGTCGCTGGTACTGCGCTATTTACAAGGCCGTGACCAAACGCCAGAAGAACAGGCAGCCACGATGGTTATCGCCCAGTGGTTGGAAACGCCGTTCTACCAGCAGCTGCGCACCGAACAGCAGCTTGGCTACATCGTCAACGCCGGCTATTCACCCCTGCTCAATGCGCCGGGTATCGCCATGATGGTGCAATCTCCCGGTACTGACAGCGACACCATCGCTGAGCGTATGGATGCTTTTCTTGAAGAGGCTGGCCAGCGCCTTGACCAGCTAAGCGACGAAGAATTAGCCCCCCACCGCCAGGCGATTAACACCCAGCTGCGCCAGCGAGATACCAGCCTCTCAGGAATGGCCAACCGCTACTGGCAGGCAACGGCATTGGAAGACGTACGCTTTGATCGACGCGACCAGTTAGCCGACCTGGTGCTGAACGTTAGCCTTGACGATATAAAGGCGCTTTGGCCATCGCTGCGCGCGCACACTCTGGACGTACGCTTTAATCCCGGCGATGAACCCAGCAACCACATCGAAGCCTATAGAGCAGCGCTTTCAGCACTGCCTAAGCGGCACAATGAGCAGAGCAATCCTTAG
- a CDS encoding SOS response-associated peptidase, with translation MTGRLHVQNLPLTRLLPTLDTSEPLIESPNLAPRQPISAIRAEQGQYRLSSLFWGLTPPWLEVLDHAPHCARAETLESRAMFRDAFNARRCVIPVSGFYLWKNQPRSKQPYLATQVSRAPLLLGALWCRYHTTLTAFSDSAALITVPANVLLSPLTDRLPVVIPSHALSAWLNPDTDSQTLNSLLTPAPLELLGAFPVSKYVNNPAYQSPACAHPTGSMLRWAVPQEL, from the coding sequence ATGACGGGGCGACTGCATGTGCAAAACTTACCGCTGACCCGTTTATTGCCGACGCTCGACACGTCTGAGCCGTTAATTGAATCACCCAACCTTGCGCCTCGACAGCCCATCTCCGCGATTCGTGCGGAGCAGGGCCAGTATCGGCTATCGTCGCTTTTCTGGGGACTAACGCCCCCCTGGCTCGAGGTGCTAGACCACGCGCCTCACTGCGCGCGAGCCGAAACGCTTGAATCTCGGGCGATGTTTCGCGATGCGTTTAACGCACGCCGCTGCGTCATCCCGGTCAGCGGCTTCTATCTATGGAAAAATCAGCCGCGCAGCAAGCAGCCCTATTTGGCTACCCAGGTATCACGGGCGCCGCTGCTGCTAGGTGCGCTATGGTGCCGCTACCACACCACGCTAACGGCGTTTAGCGACTCGGCCGCGCTCATCACCGTGCCCGCCAATGTTCTTTTATCGCCGCTGACCGACCGCTTGCCGGTGGTCATTCCAAGCCATGCGCTATCCGCATGGCTGAACCCGGATACCGACTCACAAACGCTTAATTCACTGCTAACGCCGGCTCCATTGGAACTGTTAGGCGCTTTTCCGGTATCTAAATATGTCAATAATCCCGCCTATCAGTCACCGGCCTGTGCCCATCCCACCGGGTCGATGCTGCGCTGGGCTGTGCCTCAGGAGCTGTAA
- a CDS encoding TetR/AcrR family transcriptional regulator yields the protein MARPRQHAPDALHSQVMNACDEWLAEQPVHGLSLRALARNVGCAPSTLLKLYGSFNNLLQHVNVESLARLQHTITSLADDDPEPWLRALAHSYWRFAEQDCYRWQLLFDYPLAQEGELDQRQSDLIEALFTQVEASLKSYQPALDDLEARRLGRTLWGSVHGLVQLGLNERLGYWQGQQLKVDELLDQLMSTILAGLRHREASS from the coding sequence ATGGCCCGTCCTAGACAGCATGCGCCCGATGCCCTCCATTCGCAGGTGATGAACGCTTGTGATGAGTGGTTGGCTGAGCAGCCAGTCCATGGTCTTTCACTGCGTGCTTTAGCGAGAAACGTCGGCTGTGCTCCCAGCACGCTGCTCAAGCTATATGGCAGCTTTAATAACTTATTGCAGCACGTGAATGTTGAATCGCTGGCCCGCTTACAGCACACCATTACTAGCCTTGCCGATGACGATCCGGAGCCATGGCTGCGCGCGTTGGCGCATTCCTACTGGCGGTTCGCTGAGCAGGATTGCTATCGCTGGCAGCTGCTTTTTGATTATCCGTTGGCGCAAGAGGGTGAGCTTGATCAGCGTCAAAGTGATTTGATTGAGGCGCTATTTACGCAGGTAGAAGCGTCGCTTAAATCTTATCAGCCTGCGCTGGATGATCTTGAAGCACGCCGGTTAGGGCGCACCCTGTGGGGCAGCGTGCACGGCCTTGTGCAGCTGGGCCTGAATGAGCGGTTGGGCTATTGGCAGGGCCAGCAGTTGAAAGTTGATGAGCTGTTGGATCAGCTGATGAGCACCATCTTGGCGGGTTTGCGCCATCGTGAGGCATCGTCGTGA
- a CDS encoding 1-acyl-sn-glycerol-3-phosphate acyltransferase has translation MTGWVNAARQVLRWLIFVSMRLCYRLQVHGRQHIPRHGAALVVCNHVSFMDALVLGGASPRPLRFVMDQPIFDSPWLKWWFQLVGAIPIESERRSPGAIRRALDDVSEALRQGQIVMVFPEGRLTPDGEIHAFRRGLETILARDDVPVIPAGLAGLWGSWTSHHGGKALKKCPKRFRAPVSLQFGPALNRLDADDMALRRFLEARVRALKAAADQDLANRR, from the coding sequence GTGACGGGGTGGGTCAATGCGGCTCGTCAAGTGTTGCGCTGGCTTATCTTTGTCTCAATGCGGCTTTGTTATCGGCTGCAGGTGCACGGGCGTCAGCATATTCCCCGTCATGGAGCCGCGCTGGTGGTGTGTAACCACGTAAGCTTTATGGATGCCCTGGTGCTCGGTGGCGCCAGCCCTCGCCCGCTACGCTTTGTGATGGACCAGCCGATTTTTGATTCCCCGTGGCTCAAGTGGTGGTTTCAGCTAGTGGGGGCTATCCCTATCGAGTCTGAACGGCGCAGCCCAGGCGCTATACGACGGGCGTTGGATGATGTCAGCGAGGCGCTGCGTCAAGGCCAGATCGTCATGGTATTCCCCGAGGGGCGATTAACCCCCGATGGCGAAATTCACGCCTTCCGGCGTGGCTTAGAGACTATTTTGGCGCGGGACGACGTGCCGGTCATTCCCGCCGGGTTGGCAGGTCTTTGGGGGTCGTGGACCTCCCACCATGGTGGCAAGGCGCTTAAGAAATGCCCCAAACGTTTTCGTGCCCCGGTCAGCTTGCAATTTGGGCCAGCACTAAACCGTTTGGATGCTGACGACATGGCGCTAAGACGGTTTCTTGAAGCCCGCGTGAGAGCGCTAAAGGCCGCGGCCGATCAGGATCTTGCCAACCGCCGCTGA
- a CDS encoding HlyC/CorC family transporter: MSDDFPLGLLFGLLALLIVLSAFFSSSETGMMSINRYRLSHQANSGDRRAKRVMRLLTRPDRLIGVILIGNNFVNNLAASIATIIAIHFFGDVSGPAISTALLTITILIFAEVTPKTYAAIKPERIAYPTSYALEPLLKLLYPLVWLVNVMSNGLLRLIGVKSVDSGGDSLTRDELRTVVHEAGTLIPYRHRAMLLSILDLENVTVNDIMVPRHEVLGIDLDDSLEDILTQIRTSQHTRLPVYKGDINNIIGMLHLRNAARFLSRDEVTKASIVQEAREPYFIPESTPLHTQLLNFQKQKRRIGIVVDEYGDVDGLVTLEDILEEIVGEFTTDVSEDEEIHQQDDGSHVIEGTANIREINKMLGWQLPTDGPKTLNGLILEHLEAFPEGPACLQIGNMRMEILEIRENLITSARCWQNVRLPRR; encoded by the coding sequence TTGAGCGACGACTTCCCCCTGGGGTTACTGTTCGGCCTGCTAGCCTTACTGATAGTGCTTTCTGCTTTTTTTTCCAGCTCTGAAACCGGCATGATGTCGATCAACCGCTACCGTCTGAGCCATCAGGCTAACAGCGGTGATCGCAGAGCCAAACGGGTCATGCGCCTGCTCACCCGCCCAGACCGCCTGATTGGCGTTATTCTGATCGGCAACAACTTTGTTAATAACTTAGCCGCATCGATTGCCACGATTATCGCCATTCACTTTTTTGGCGACGTATCAGGGCCTGCCATTTCTACCGCGCTGTTGACCATTACCATTTTGATCTTTGCGGAAGTCACGCCCAAAACCTACGCTGCGATTAAGCCAGAACGCATTGCTTACCCCACATCTTACGCGCTAGAGCCGCTGCTAAAGCTGCTTTATCCGCTGGTATGGCTGGTCAACGTGATGTCGAATGGCTTGCTCAGGCTCATTGGCGTTAAAAGCGTTGATAGCGGCGGCGACAGCCTGACACGCGACGAGCTGCGCACCGTCGTTCATGAAGCAGGCACGCTGATTCCTTACCGCCATCGCGCGATGCTGCTCTCCATTCTCGACCTGGAGAACGTCACGGTGAACGATATTATGGTGCCGCGCCATGAAGTTCTGGGTATCGACCTGGATGATTCGTTAGAAGATATCTTGACTCAGATTCGCACCAGCCAGCACACGCGACTGCCCGTGTATAAGGGTGACATCAACAACATCATTGGCATGCTGCACCTTCGCAACGCGGCACGCTTTCTCTCCCGTGACGAAGTCACCAAAGCGTCTATCGTTCAGGAAGCCCGCGAGCCCTACTTTATTCCCGAATCAACGCCGCTACATACGCAGCTGCTCAACTTTCAAAAGCAGAAGCGGCGCATCGGCATCGTCGTCGATGAGTATGGTGACGTGGACGGTCTCGTCACGCTGGAAGATATTTTGGAAGAGATCGTGGGCGAGTTCACCACCGACGTGTCCGAAGATGAAGAGATTCATCAGCAGGACGACGGCAGCCATGTGATCGAAGGCACCGCCAATATCCGGGAGATTAACAAAATGCTCGGCTGGCAGCTGCCTACCGATGGGCCCAAAACGCTGAACGGGTTGATTCTTGAGCATCTTGAGGCATTTCCGGAAGGCCCGGCATGCCTACAGATCGGCAATATGCGTATGGAAATCTTAGAGATTCGTGAAAACCTCATCACCTCAGCACGCTGCTGGCAGAACGTACGCCTGCCACGCCGCTAG
- a CDS encoding cytochrome C assembly family protein, with protein MQALPFATMAFILYVAAAIWQGMTLFRRVPPRQGMVRLVAVLGLLLHIPVVVKLVGQSPGLLPGFSTSATLLMAVAVNVLLVASLFKPVLNAGIALFPLAGITLLAATWLPNQGGHTGLTPGILLHATSSALAFAVLAIAAAQAVLVGLQNQALRHHHIRGIVQSLPPLTTMERVLFELVWAGIILLTLSIASGLIFLDNFFAQHLAHKTVLSLLAWIIFTTLLIGRYRFGWRGMRAVRWTLGGYGLLVLAYFGSKFVLEIVLNR; from the coding sequence ATGCAGGCGCTCCCTTTCGCCACCATGGCATTTATTCTCTATGTCGCCGCTGCCATTTGGCAGGGCATGACGTTGTTCCGGCGCGTGCCGCCGCGCCAAGGCATGGTGCGCCTAGTCGCCGTACTGGGCCTGTTACTGCACATCCCTGTGGTGGTCAAACTCGTAGGGCAATCTCCTGGTCTACTGCCCGGCTTTTCCACGAGCGCTACGCTACTGATGGCCGTAGCGGTAAATGTACTGCTCGTAGCCAGCCTGTTTAAACCGGTGCTAAATGCAGGCATTGCACTGTTCCCGCTGGCAGGCATTACGCTGCTGGCAGCCACTTGGCTACCGAATCAAGGTGGCCATACCGGCCTTACGCCCGGCATTTTGCTGCATGCAACAAGCTCGGCACTTGCGTTTGCCGTACTGGCGATTGCCGCGGCCCAGGCGGTACTGGTCGGCCTGCAGAATCAAGCGCTTCGCCATCATCATATACGTGGCATTGTGCAGTCATTGCCGCCGCTTACGACCATGGAGCGGGTACTGTTCGAACTGGTGTGGGCCGGCATTATCCTGCTGACGCTTTCCATCGCTAGCGGCCTCATTTTTCTCGATAATTTCTTTGCCCAGCACTTAGCGCATAAAACGGTGCTGTCACTACTGGCCTGGATAATCTTCACTACGCTATTGATCGGGCGCTATCGCTTTGGCTGGCGCGGCATGCGTGCCGTGCGCTGGACGCTAGGCGGCTACGGCTTGCTGGTACTGGCTTACTTTGGCAGCAAATTTGTACTTGAGATTGTACTCAATCGATAA
- the ffh gene encoding signal recognition particle protein: MFQNLSERLSQTLKSIKGQARLTDDNIKDTLREVRRALLEADVALPVIKEFIERVRERAVGQEVSKSLSPGQQFVKIVQQELEAIMGEANDGFVLKGSPAVVLMAGLQGAGKTTSVAKLARYLREREKKKVLVVSADVYRPAAIDQLETLAKEVEVDFFPSRSDQKPVAIAEAAIKHAKIQFHDVVLIDTAGRLAIDEAMMAEIQALHKAVSPQETLFVVDAMTGQDAANTAKAFSEALPLTGVILTKADGDARGGAALSVRHITGKPIKFMGVGEKVDALEPFHPDRVASRILGMGDMLSLIEEAERTVDKSKAEQLAKKVKKGDGFDLEDFRDQLQQLKKMGGMGGLLGKLPGMGQMAEMAQGPGPEKEMGKLEALINSMTPKERRKPDLINGSRKRRIAAGAGLQVPDLNRLLKQHKQMQKMMKKAGQKGGMQKMMRGMSGMMGGGGPGGPGGMGGPGGMGGMGGPGGLPRR; the protein is encoded by the coding sequence ATGTTCCAGAATCTTAGTGAGCGTCTTTCCCAGACGCTAAAGTCGATCAAAGGCCAGGCTCGCCTGACCGACGACAATATTAAAGACACCCTACGCGAAGTGCGTCGCGCACTGCTTGAGGCCGACGTAGCGTTGCCGGTCATCAAGGAATTTATTGAACGCGTGCGCGAGCGGGCAGTTGGGCAGGAAGTGTCCAAAAGCCTGTCGCCCGGCCAGCAGTTCGTCAAGATCGTTCAGCAAGAGCTGGAAGCGATCATGGGCGAGGCGAACGACGGCTTCGTGCTTAAAGGCTCCCCCGCGGTTGTCTTAATGGCGGGCCTACAGGGGGCGGGTAAAACCACCTCTGTGGCTAAGCTGGCTCGCTATCTGCGTGAGCGCGAGAAGAAGAAAGTGCTGGTCGTGTCTGCTGACGTCTATCGTCCGGCGGCCATTGACCAGCTGGAAACGTTGGCGAAAGAGGTCGAGGTAGACTTCTTCCCCTCACGCTCCGACCAAAAACCGGTCGCGATTGCCGAAGCGGCGATCAAGCACGCTAAGATCCAGTTTCACGACGTAGTGCTGATTGATACCGCCGGCCGCCTGGCAATTGATGAAGCGATGATGGCGGAAATCCAGGCGCTGCATAAAGCAGTCTCGCCTCAGGAAACGCTGTTTGTGGTCGATGCCATGACCGGTCAGGATGCCGCCAATACGGCTAAGGCATTCAGCGAGGCGCTGCCGCTGACCGGGGTGATCCTGACCAAGGCTGACGGTGATGCTCGCGGTGGCGCGGCGCTTTCAGTGCGCCACATTACCGGCAAACCGATCAAGTTTATGGGTGTCGGTGAGAAAGTCGACGCCCTGGAGCCATTCCATCCCGATCGCGTAGCCTCGCGCATCCTCGGTATGGGCGACATGCTGTCGCTGATCGAGGAAGCCGAACGCACCGTCGATAAATCCAAAGCTGAGCAGTTGGCCAAAAAGGTCAAGAAAGGCGATGGCTTTGATCTGGAAGATTTTCGCGACCAGCTCCAGCAGCTTAAAAAGATGGGCGGCATGGGTGGCCTGCTAGGCAAGCTGCCCGGTATGGGGCAAATGGCGGAGATGGCACAAGGCCCAGGCCCTGAGAAAGAGATGGGCAAGCTTGAAGCGCTGATTAACTCCATGACGCCTAAAGAGCGCCGTAAGCCCGACCTGATCAACGGGTCGCGCAAGCGCCGTATTGCCGCCGGTGCCGGCCTGCAAGTGCCGGATCTTAATCGCCTGCTCAAGCAGCATAAGCAGATGCAGAAAATGATGAAAAAAGCCGGCCAGAAGGGCGGCATGCAGAAAATGATGCGCGGCATGTCAGGCATGATGGGCGGCGGTGGCCCGGGCGGGCCAGGTGGAATGGGTGGCCCCGGCGGTATGGGCGGTATGGGCGGTCCCGGTGGATTGCCGCGGCGCTAA
- the rpsP gene encoding 30S ribosomal protein S16 — translation MVTIRLARGGAKKRPFYHLTVTDSRNARDGRFIERIGFFNPVARGQEERLRVDLDRVVHWQSQGAQLSGRVAELVKEARKQA, via the coding sequence ATGGTTACCATTCGTTTGGCCCGTGGTGGCGCCAAGAAGCGTCCCTTTTACCACCTGACCGTTACTGACTCTCGTAACGCCCGCGACGGTCGTTTCATCGAGCGTATCGGCTTTTTCAACCCGGTAGCCCGTGGTCAGGAAGAGCGTCTGCGCGTTGACCTAGACCGCGTTGTTCACTGGCAGAGCCAAGGCGCCCAGCTTTCTGGTCGTGTTGCTGAGCTGGTTAAAGAAGCACGCAAACAGGCCTAA
- the rimM gene encoding ribosome maturation factor RimM (Essential for efficient processing of 16S rRNA) translates to MTRSELNQELSQTDDTHVVLGKLTSPYGVKGWLKVYSYTSPMDSILEYPEWWVRQGETLKRISIVQGRRQGKGVVVQLQGVDDRDAAEALAQTDILMPKEALPELSGDEYYWHELEGMAVFTQAGERLGRVSYLFETGANDVMVVRGDQDAIDLRERLLPFLPDDVIVKISPDEGRMVVNWDPEF, encoded by the coding sequence ATGACGCGTTCTGAACTGAATCAAGAGCTAAGCCAAACTGACGACACGCATGTGGTGCTAGGCAAGCTGACTAGCCCTTATGGGGTGAAAGGTTGGCTCAAGGTGTATTCCTACACTAGCCCGATGGACAGCATTCTCGAATACCCAGAATGGTGGGTGCGCCAAGGCGAAACGCTTAAGCGCATAAGCATTGTTCAGGGACGTCGGCAGGGTAAAGGCGTTGTGGTGCAACTGCAGGGCGTTGATGACCGTGATGCGGCTGAAGCATTAGCCCAAACGGATATTCTGATGCCTAAAGAAGCGCTGCCTGAGCTTTCTGGCGACGAATACTATTGGCATGAGCTTGAAGGCATGGCGGTCTTCACTCAGGCCGGCGAACGGCTAGGGCGGGTAAGCTACCTGTTTGAAACCGGCGCCAACGATGTCATGGTGGTTCGCGGTGATCAGGATGCGATCGATCTGCGTGAGCGGCTGCTGCCGTTTTTACCAGACGATGTCATTGTCAAAATCAGTCCCGACGAGGGCCGTATGGTCGTCAATTGGGATCCCGAATTTTGA
- the trmD gene encoding tRNA (guanosine(37)-N1)-methyltransferase TrmD, with product MWIGVVSLFPEMFDALTQQGVVGRAVDKQRIALEFWNPRDYATDRHRSVDDRPYGGGPGMLMKVDTLRAAIFAARERAQQATGQVPTVIYLSPQGRKLDQQGVQALACAGPLVVVAGRYEGIDERVVESDIDEEWSIGDYVLSGGELPAMVLIDAAARLIPGVLGHQDSAVEDSFNDGLLDCPHYTRPELIDGRQVPDVLLSGNHAAIKRWRLKQSLGRTWQRRPDMLEGRPLDAEQRKLLNEFVEEHALSTLSAKTD from the coding sequence ATGTGGATTGGTGTGGTGTCTTTGTTTCCCGAGATGTTTGACGCGCTAACGCAGCAGGGCGTGGTCGGCAGAGCGGTAGATAAACAGCGTATCGCACTGGAATTTTGGAATCCGCGGGATTATGCCACTGACCGCCACCGCAGCGTTGATGACCGCCCCTATGGCGGTGGTCCTGGGATGTTGATGAAAGTCGATACCCTGCGCGCAGCGATTTTTGCAGCCCGCGAGCGGGCACAGCAAGCCACCGGCCAAGTGCCAACGGTGATCTATCTCTCGCCTCAGGGGCGTAAGCTAGATCAACAGGGCGTTCAAGCACTGGCTTGTGCTGGGCCTTTAGTGGTCGTAGCCGGGCGCTATGAAGGCATTGACGAGCGCGTGGTAGAAAGTGACATCGATGAAGAATGGTCGATTGGTGACTATGTGCTGAGCGGCGGTGAGCTGCCAGCGATGGTGCTGATTGACGCGGCGGCAAGGCTGATTCCCGGCGTGCTGGGCCATCAGGATTCCGCTGTCGAAGACTCGTTTAATGACGGTCTGTTAGACTGCCCGCACTACACCCGTCCAGAGCTTATTGACGGGCGCCAGGTTCCCGATGTGCTGTTAAGCGGTAATCATGCAGCCATCAAGCGCTGGCGGTTAAAGCAGTCGCTAGGCCGGACATGGCAGCGTCGTCCGGATATGTTAGAAGGGCGGCCGTTAGATGCCGAGCAGCGCAAGCTGCTGAATGAGTTTGTCGAGGAACACGCACTGTCCACTTTGTCAGCCAAGACTGATTAA
- the rplS gene encoding 50S ribosomal protein L19: MSSKCKVIQAIESEQMGKEIPPFAPGDTIVVQVKVKEGTRERLQAFEGVVIGKRNRGLNSAFTVRKISHGVGVERTFQTYSPLVDSLEVKRRGDVRQAKLYYLRERSGRSARIKEKLA, from the coding sequence ATGAGCAGTAAATGCAAAGTGATCCAGGCGATCGAATCTGAGCAAATGGGCAAAGAAATTCCTCCCTTTGCCCCCGGCGACACTATTGTCGTTCAGGTAAAAGTAAAAGAAGGCACTCGCGAGCGTCTTCAGGCGTTTGAAGGTGTGGTCATCGGTAAGCGTAACCGTGGCCTGAACTCCGCATTCACCGTGCGTAAAATTTCTCACGGTGTTGGCGTTGAGCGTACTTTCCAGACCTACAGCCCGCTGGTTGACTCACTTGAAGTCAAACGTCGCGGCGACGTGCGTCAAGCCAAACTGTACTACCTGCGCGAGCGCAGCGGTCGTTCAGCACGTATCAAGGAAAAGTTGGCTTAA